The proteins below are encoded in one region of Silene latifolia isolate original U9 population chromosome 2, ASM4854445v1, whole genome shotgun sequence:
- the LOC141634143 gene encoding uncharacterized protein LOC141634143: MSLLQLIKAKEYIPPTREYVAPVPFPQRLARPRIEKKYEKFVEILKGMNVTIPFLDMITEIPSYGKFLKELVTLKKKNGEVQTINLSKECSAILTHTNKLPNKLEDPGSFSIPFSIQGVAIKRALCDLGASVSLMPLSIFKMLDLGDLKPTRVSLQLADRSVKFPIGVIEDVPLVVGKLVIPCDFFVMDMPEDYNVPIILGRPCLATGGAMIDVKSGKLSLQVGEDRVEFELHKSMEAPSLGDTCCIVDILENPMEEHDPKASSMDPLETCLVSGYEVDDKDVETLAYVWMLDSAPIHEQAPKFEVLEVGKKEESSTPPPTV, from the coding sequence ATGAGCCTATTGCAACTAATTAAGGCCAAAGAATATATTCCACCAACAAGGGAGTATGTAGCACCGGTACCCTTTCCACAAAGGCTTGCAAGGCCtagaattgaaaagaaatatGAGAAGTTTGTTGAGATCTTGAAGGGAATGAATGTCACCATTCCTTTCCTTGATATGATTACCGAAATCCCATCTTATGGCAAGTTTCTTAAGGAACTTGTCACCTTGAAGAAGAAGAATGGAGAGGTGCAAACCATCAACCTCTCCAAGGAATGTAGTGCTATTCTTACTCACACCAACAAGCTTCCAAacaagttagaagacccgggtagcttctcaatCCCTTTTTCTATCCAAGGGGTGGCTATTAAAagagcattgtgtgatttgggggctagTGTGAGCCTCATGCCACTTTCAATCTTTAAGATGCTTGATTTGGGAGATTTGAAACCAACTAGAGTTTCACTTCAACTTGCCGATCGGTCGGTCAAATTTCCCATTGGTGTGATTGAAGATGTACCCTTGGTTGTGGGGAAGCTTGTCATACCATGTGATTTCTTTGTTATGGATATGCCCGAGGATTACAATGTGCCTATTATTTTGGGGCGGCCTTGTCTTGCTACCGGTGGAGCTATGatcgatgtaaagagtggcaagcTATCTTTACAAGTGGGTGAAGATAGAGTGGAATTTGAACTCCACAAGTCCATGGAAGCTCCATCTCTAGGGGACACTTGTTGCATTGTAGACATTCTTGAGAACCCCATGGAGGAGCATGACCCAAAAGCTTCATCTATGGATCCTTTGGAGACTTGTCTTGTTAGTGGGTATGAGGTCGATGACAAAGATGTTGAGACTCTTGCATATGTATGGATGTTGGATTCggctccaattcatgaacaagctccTAAGTTTGAAGTGTTGGAAGTCGGTAAGAAGGAGGAGAGTTCCACGCCTCCTCCTACGGTTTAA